The DNA segment CCAGTGCCAGTGACTCAGCCCGCTCGGTCATCAGCTCGGCGGTACGTTTAAGGATCCCTATCCGATCCGAGAGAGGCAACCACCGGGAGCGGTCATCGAACAGCGTTCGCGCAATAGTCAACGCCTGCTCCACGCCAGCCCCATCCACGCTATCTATGCTCGCGATCGGTGTCTGATCGAATGGCGCGGTGACCACTATTTGACCTGCAGGCTCGATATCGGCCGCAATCATATGAGGGTAGTGGCTCAGTTGGGACATCAAACTCTCCTTGGAAGCAGGCACTCTACTATCATCATGACTCAGGCCCATGCCGGTTCAATATACCAAGAGATTCAGACCAGATCTTGTCTCGATTTAGGGTTGGAGCCCCGGTTTTTGAGACGGGGTCCCAGGCATGGGCTATCCAGCCAGTAGTTGCTTTGCCTGATCCACCCAGCCTTCCCGCTCGATTCTGCCCTTGAAGTTGAGTCTTTGTGAGAAATCCTCTACCTCAGCATCACTCCAGGCAGCGATCTGGGCATAACTGTTGACCCCGTATTCCAGGAGTTTTTTCTCGATGACGGCACCGATGCCTTTGATCATCTGCAGGTTGTTGGTCTTTGCCCCGGCCTGACTGGCAGCGGGTTTCCTGGCCACCGGCTTTTTAGTTGTGCGTCTTTTACTTGCCGGGGAGGCCTTTCTAGCGCCTCCTTCCAACATCTTGCGAAGCGCCTTGAACTCCTTTTCCAATGCAACCACCCTGGCCTTCAGGGCTTTGTGGTGTTCAGCTTTGACGAATTTTTGTTTCAGCTTGTTCTGGAACTTAGCTTGAAGTGCTTTATTGGATTTACTCTTCTTTGGCATCAACCTTCCCCTTATCAAAACCATTAATATCCGAGCCTAAGTATCTAGTATGGAACAAAATTACTGTTTTTTCAGGGTAAACAGGGAGGTTCCGACAGACTGGGGGGCGTTTCAAGAACAGTCCCTTGCGCCTTTTATGGAATTTTTCGTCTAAAGTTGAGTTATAAATGAATCACTATCCAGTCCGTGGCTAGTTATAACAATGAAACACCAGAGGAGAGACCGATGTTGGTAAGCGACTATATGAGCTCCGCCCCCATTACCGTACAACAAGAGGACAACTACGATTTAGCCTTCGAGATAATGGAAAAGAAAAACATGCACCACCTGCCGGTTGTGGATAATGAAAATCAAGTGGTAGGCATAGTCACGCGACGGGACCTTCAACTCGCCGCCCGTTATTTCAAAGAGGCACCGGTGGAGATCGCAGAGGTTATGCATACCCCGGTCTACACCACGAACGCGAATACTCCGCTGGCATCGGCAGCCAAGCAGATGAACGACAACAGGATCGGCTGCCTACCGGTCATCGGCGATGATAAAATCGTCGCAGGCATGCTCACCGAAACCGACCTCATCCGTGCATTGAGCGATCTATTGGATTCTTAGGATGGGTATTCACTGAATAAAGGATGCTACCCAGATATTGCCGGGTTTTTTCAATCGTCAGAGTGGAGAAAGAGGTTCATCACATTCTTGAAAAAACCACCGGGTGCAATGGTGATCTGGGCATTCTCATGGTTGATCTTCTGCAGGGCGTAACCGGTCACCTCGACACCGGCCTCACGATACATCTCCCTGGAGAGCTGGATATCATCTGCCCAGCGGGAGAGAAAGTCTTCGCTGGGCTTGATATAGACAATCCGCCCGACCTCCTCCTGGATCAGCTTTGAGGCACAGCGGGGGCAGGGTGGATGGGTGACATAAACCGTGCAACCGGTGAGATCCCGCTTGGCAAAGATCATCGCATTCTCTTCGGCATGGATGGTCAGATTGAGCTTGCGGTCCCGATCGTCCAGGCGTTCCTGCTTATCCTCCACACCCGCGGCAAATCCATTGTAACCCAGGGAGATGATCCGGTTGCCGTCAGTGATCACCGCACCGACCTGGGATGAGGGATCCTTACTCCAGGAAGAGATATAAGCCGCCAGGCCAAGAAAGCGGGTATCCCATTTGACCATTAAACTTGATCGTCGTCTGTCGGTGCGACTTTGGCTGCCGCCTCTTCCATCACTTTTTTCAATTCACCGCTCTGGTGCATCTCCAGGGTAATGTCGCAACCACCGATCAGTTCACCATCGATATAGATCTGGGGAAAGGTCGGCCAATCGGCATACCGGGGCAGGTTCTCGAAGATTTCCGCATCAGCAAGGACATTCACATAGGCGAAAGGGACACCGCAATCCTGCAGGGCAGCGGCCGCACGGGATGAAAAGCCGCACATGGGAAACTGTGGCGTTCCCTTCATGTAGATAACGACCGGGTTGTGCTCGACCTGCTCTTTGATTCTGTCCAAAACATCCATCGCGTACACCTCACTGATTCGGCTATCGTGTCTATATGTGGGGGATCCGGCATATTTCAAACACGGATACATTAGGGGAATTCTATCCATTTGTATCGGGATAAAAAACCCGTGACAATCCAAGCTTACCCACCTTGGACCAATCCTGATTGGAGAAGTTGTCTACCCAGTTCTGTCCCGACACATAGACGCTAACCGGTGACAGACCAGGCACTTGTCGCAAGCATCTTGCACCAGACCCTGCCGGGGAGTGATACCTATAGCACTGAATAAACCTTACTAATATTAGCGACATTAAGGGAATTAAATGGCTAAAACAACACTCATGTGACATAAAATCACTTGATTACCCAAAACTTAGGTTATTATTTAAGTTCGCAACCCGGCAGATTCAGTGTGATAGAAGCAGACCACATACACGACCTTAACCGAAGGGTTTCACTCCTTGAAGAACATATCGGTTTCAAATTGGAACCGATTCTCCACTACGCCCTGAGAGCAAGGGACAACTATACCCTTGAACATTCCAATCGGGTCGTGACCCTTTCCGAAGTGATCGGTAAACATCTCAATCTGCAAAAGCGCGAGATGGAAGTGCTCTCACTGGCTGCAAGTTTTCACGACATCGGCAAGATTGGCATACCCGATAACATCCTGCTCAAACCCGGCACCCTTACCAGGGAAGAGTACGAAGGGATCAAGGTACACTCTGCCATCGGCGCGAATATGTTACGCACCCTGGCCAATCCACTCCTCGATGAGGTTGCCGTGGGTGTCCTGCACCATCATGAACAGTGGGACGGAAAGGGTTATCCAGATGGCCTGAAAGGCGAGGATATTCCCATCGTATCTCGCATCATTGCCGTCGTGGACGCCTATGACGCCATGACTACGACCCGCAGCTACAGGCGGGAAATGAGCAAGATTGAGGCGTTGAAAATGATCGAATCGGAGAGCGGAAAGCAGTTCTGCCCCAAGGCGGTCGAAGTTGTATTGGATATCTGCAGATCGGGTAAATTCAGCTGGTTTAAATAAACCCCCTGACTTGATACACACCTATTTTTCCAGCTGTTCCTCGCAATAGGCCTTTGCCTGCATATTGGCAGCCACCGGATCGATTCCATTTTCGATGAACTCCTCGGTCATCTGCCTGCGGCAACCTTGATAGTTGAAGAGTTCCACCTCGACGGGATCCGAGCAACCAGCAACAGACACCACCAGGACCAGAAAAACCTGCTTCATCCCGCGCTTCCTGCCTGTTGAAGATTGCGTTGCAGCCAATACTCGAACAGGGCGATATGCCACAGCTTGCTACCACGGATTCGCGTGTGGTGCAGCTCCGGCGCCGCCATCAGCATATCGATATATGACTGCTGAAAGATCCCCCTTTGCCTTGCCTCCTGGCTATCGAGAATGTCGCGCATGAAGGCGAGAAATTCGCCCCGCACATATTTTAATGCAGGCATCGGAAAATAGCCCTTGGGGCGGTCGATTACCGCGTCCGGCAGGATACCCCTGGCCATTGCCTTGAGGGGATATTTGCCACCCTCCCGCAGTTTCAGCTCGGGTGGACAGCGGGCCGCCAGTTCGACCAGATGATGGTCGAGAAAGGGCACCCTCGCCTCCAGGCCCCAGGCCATGGTCATATTATCCACCCGCTTGACCGGATCATCGACGATCAACATGGTCTGATCCATATGCAATACGGCGTCGATCAATGTCTCCGCCTCGGACTCCCCAAGGCGTTCGGCAATCATCTCCCGGGTATGGTCGGCCCCGGCATACTCCCCCATGACCATGCGCAGATATTCATCATGATCCCGGTCGAAATAGTGTTTGGCGAATCTCTCCACCGCCTCACCCTCATGCTCCTGCATGATGCGTGAATACCAGAAGTAGCCCCCAAACACCTCATCAGCCCCCTGTCCGGACTGCACCACCTTGATCTGACGGGAGACCTGTTCACCCAGCAGATAGAAGGCCACCGCATCCTGACCGAACATCGGCTCGGCCATGTTGTCCACCGCTTCAGGCAACCGGTTCAGCACCTCGCTGTTGGGCACCAGAAATTTGTGATGCTGGGTGCGGTATCGCTCTGCCACAGGATCGGAGTATTCGAATTCATTGCCCTTCTCTTCCGGTTGATCCTCGAAGCCCACCGAAAAGGTCCGCAAATCCGTCACCCCCGCCTCAGCCAGCAGCGCCACCAACAGACTCGAATCGAGCCCCCCGGATAGCAGCACCCCTACGGGTACGTCGGCTATCTCATTGCGCTTGCGCACCGCTTCACGAAGTGAATCATGAATCGCCTCCATCCACTCCCGCTCCGAGAGCGGCATCTCAGGACGGGTGGCAGGGTAACTCCAATAGGTGCGTATACGCTCAGTACCATTGGCTTCGATAACCATGCAGTGACCTGGCGCCAGCTTACGTATGCCACGTAAAATGGTCAGTGGTGCCGGTACCACCCCGTGCAGGGTGAACTGGTGATGCAAGGCAACGGGATCAATAGCGGTATCAACCCCACCCGCCGCAAGCAGCGCTTGGGTGTTGGATGCAAAACGAAAACGCCTGCTGTCCTGGGTGTAGTAGAGGGGTTTGATGCCAAAACGATCCCTGGCCAGAAACAGGCGTTGCCGCTGACAATCCCACACCGCGAAAGCAAACATGCCATGCAGACGGTCGACACAATCCTCGCCCCAGGCGTGGAAGGCCTTGAGGATCACCTCTGTGTCGCCGCTGGAAAAAAAATGGTATCCAAGTCCCTGCAGGGTCCCGCGGAGCTCCTTGTAGTTATAGATAGTGCCGTTGAATACCAGCGCCAGATTCAACTCCTGGTCCAGCATCGGTTGATGCGCGTGTTCTGACAGGTCGATGATGGACAGCCGTCGGTGACCGAAACCCAATGCACCATCACTGTAACTCCCACCATGGTCGGGACCACGCTGGCGCAGGCGCTCATTCATTCTCTCGATCGCCGCCAGATCGGCCGGCGCACCATCGAAACGCAGTTCTCCACAAAGTCCGCACATAAAATAATCCAGGGTTTTATCTCTCTTCCGAGCCTACACCAAGCCATTTTTTATGTCATGCCGAAACATTTCAGACACAGAGAATCGGCTTGGCCATATCAGCCGGTTGCTCTATAGTCATGGCAACCTCACTACAACCGATTATGACCCAGTAGAGACGGCAAACGCTGACAGACAGGCAAAAGGAAAGGATAATGTCACGGATGACTGAAACCTTAGCGACAACCCCCGACTTGACCCATGCACGGGAAGTGCTGCGGCATACCTTTGGCTACAGCGACTTTCGTGCCCCCCAAGACCGGATCATCAGTCACCTGATCGGGGGCGGTGACGCCCTGGTGTTGATGCCCACCGGTGGCGGCAAATCTCTCTGCTACCAGATTCCGGCGATCATGAGAGAGGGTACCGGCATCGTTATCTCGCCACTGATCGCATTGATGCAGGACCAGGTCAGCAGCCTGCGCCAATTGGGGGTTCGCGCCGCTTTTCTCAATTCGGCATTGACCCCTGAGGAGGCCGGACAGGTGGAACAGCAACTGCTGCAGGAGAAACTCGACCTCCTCTACATCGCCCCCGAACGACTGCTGAAACCCAGGACCCTAGAACTGCTTCGGCAGACGCGGATCTCACTGTTCGCTATCGATGAAGCTCATTGCGTCTCCCAATGGGGCCACGACTTTCGCCCTGAATATATGCAGCTTTCACTACTACACGAACGTTTCCCCGAAACCCCCAGAATCGCGCTTACCGCCACCGCGGACAAACCGACCCGCAGAGAAATAGTGCAACGCCTCTCACTGCAGCAGGCCGGAGAATTCATCGCCGGCTTCGATAGGCCCAATATCCGTTACCAGATCAGCGAAAACAACGGCAATGCCAAACAACGCCTGCTGCAATTTATCCACCAAGAACACCCGCGTGAGTCCGGTATCGTCTACTGCCTTTCACGCAAACGCGTGGATGAGATCGCCAGCTGGCTGCAAGCCAACGAAATCGATGCCCTGCCATACCATGCGGGTCTGGATACCCAGA comes from the Candidatus Thiodiazotropha sp. CDECU1 genome and includes:
- the grxD gene encoding Grx4 family monothiol glutaredoxin; this encodes MDVLDRIKEQVEHNPVVIYMKGTPQFPMCGFSSRAAAALQDCGVPFAYVNVLADAEIFENLPRYADWPTFPQIYIDGELIGGCDITLEMHQSGELKKVMEEAAAKVAPTDDDQV
- a CDS encoding CBS domain-containing protein; its protein translation is MLVSDYMSSAPITVQQEDNYDLAFEIMEKKNMHHLPVVDNENQVVGIVTRRDLQLAARYFKEAPVEIAEVMHTPVYTTNANTPLASAAKQMNDNRIGCLPVIGDDKIVAGMLTETDLIRALSDLLDS
- a CDS encoding N-acetylglutaminylglutamine amidotransferase; this encodes MCGLCGELRFDGAPADLAAIERMNERLRQRGPDHGGSYSDGALGFGHRRLSIIDLSEHAHQPMLDQELNLALVFNGTIYNYKELRGTLQGLGYHFFSSGDTEVILKAFHAWGEDCVDRLHGMFAFAVWDCQRQRLFLARDRFGIKPLYYTQDSRRFRFASNTQALLAAGGVDTAIDPVALHHQFTLHGVVPAPLTILRGIRKLAPGHCMVIEANGTERIRTYWSYPATRPEMPLSEREWMEAIHDSLREAVRKRNEIADVPVGVLLSGGLDSSLLVALLAEAGVTDLRTFSVGFEDQPEEKGNEFEYSDPVAERYRTQHHKFLVPNSEVLNRLPEAVDNMAEPMFGQDAVAFYLLGEQVSRQIKVVQSGQGADEVFGGYFWYSRIMQEHEGEAVERFAKHYFDRDHDEYLRMVMGEYAGADHTREMIAERLGESEAETLIDAVLHMDQTMLIVDDPVKRVDNMTMAWGLEARVPFLDHHLVELAARCPPELKLREGGKYPLKAMARGILPDAVIDRPKGYFPMPALKYVRGEFLAFMRDILDSQEARQRGIFQQSYIDMLMAAPELHHTRIRGSKLWHIALFEYWLQRNLQQAGSAG
- a CDS encoding HD-GYP domain-containing protein → MIEADHIHDLNRRVSLLEEHIGFKLEPILHYALRARDNYTLEHSNRVVTLSEVIGKHLNLQKREMEVLSLAASFHDIGKIGIPDNILLKPGTLTREEYEGIKVHSAIGANMLRTLANPLLDEVAVGVLHHHEQWDGKGYPDGLKGEDIPIVSRIIAVVDAYDAMTTTRSYRREMSKIEALKMIESESGKQFCPKAVEVVLDICRSGKFSWFK
- a CDS encoding deoxycytidylate deaminase, which encodes MVKWDTRFLGLAAYISSWSKDPSSQVGAVITDGNRIISLGYNGFAAGVEDKQERLDDRDRKLNLTIHAEENAMIFAKRDLTGCTVYVTHPPCPRCASKLIQEEVGRIVYIKPSEDFLSRWADDIQLSREMYREAGVEVTGYALQKINHENAQITIAPGGFFKNVMNLFLHSDD